The following proteins are co-located in the Podarcis raffonei isolate rPodRaf1 chromosome 5, rPodRaf1.pri, whole genome shotgun sequence genome:
- the KCNJ13 gene encoding inward rectifier potassium channel 13: protein MRTEVIEGNNTKPSAPLLAQRYPRMVTKDGHSTLQMDGAHGKGLAYLKDAWGILMDMRWRWMMLVFSASFVLHWLVFAVLWYLLAEMNGDLEIDHDSPPENHTICVKYITSFTAAFSFSLETQLTIGYGTMFPSGDCPSAIALLAIQMVLGLMLEAFITGAFVAKIARPKNRALSIRFTYSAVVTHKEGKPYLMFQVANTRPSPLTSVRISAVLYEEQENGQLHQTSVDFHLDSITSEECPFFIFPLTYYHPITPSSPLAILLQREAHQHFELVVFLSATQEGTGETCQRRTSYLPSEIILHHHFASMLVRGAKGEYQIKMENFDKTIPELPAADSKSSKRTDMEIRINGQHIDSFQICETHLTE, encoded by the exons ATGAGGACAGAAGTGATAGAAGGCAACAACACCAAACCTAGTGCTCCTCTCCTGGCCCAACGATACCCAAGAATGGTCACGAAAGATGGACACAGCACACTACAAATGGATGGTGCCCACGGGAAAGGCCTGGCATACCTAAAAGATGCTTGGGGAATCCTTATGGATATGCGCTGGAGATGGATGATGCTGgtattttctgcttcttttgtcCTCCACTGGCTTGTCTTTGCAGTTCTCTGGTACCTACTAGCAGAAATGAATGGGGATCTGGAGATCGATCATGATTCTCCACCTGAAAACCACACTATTTGTGTAAAGTATATCACAAGCTTtacagctgctttttctttctcaCTGGAGACACAGCTCACTATTGGTTACGGCACAATGTTCCCAAGTGGAGACTGTCCAAGTGCAATTGCCCTACTTGCTATACAAATGGTACTGGGTCTGATGCTGGAGGCCTTCATCACAG GTGCATTTGTAGCAAAAATTGCCCGTCCAAAGAATCGAGCTCTCTCCATCCGGTTCACCTATTCTGCTGTAGTGACACACAAAGAAGGAAAGCCATATCTAATGTTCCAAGTGGCCAATACTCGCCCAAGCCCACTCACCAGTGTTCGGATTTCTGCAGTTCTTTATGAAGAACAAGAAAATGGTCAGTTGCATCAAACCAGTGTGGATTTCCATCTAGACAGCATCACTTCAGAAGAGTGCCCTTTCTTTATCTTTCCTTTAACCTATTATCATCCCATAACTCCATCTAGCCCTCTAGCCATTCTCCTGCAAAGGGAGGCTCATCAACATTTTGAGCTAGTAGTCTTCCTTTCTGCCACACAAGAGGGCACTGGAGAAACATGCCAGAGGAGGACATCCTATCTTCCATCAGAGATCATATTACACCACCATTTTGCCTCCATGTTGGTTCGAGGTGCTAAAGGGGAATATCAGATCAAGATGGAGAATTTTGACAAGACAATCCCAGAACTTCCAGCTGCAGACTCTAAAAGTTCAAAGAGGACTGACATGGAGATCCGCATCAATGGGCAGCACATTGACAGCTTCCAAATCTGTGAGACTCATCTGACTGAATAG